In Phaseolus vulgaris cultivar G19833 chromosome 7, P. vulgaris v2.0, whole genome shotgun sequence, the genomic stretch CGAAGAGAAGGGAAATACGCATAGCATACCATAATGAAAACATTCGAGGCTGCAGTTAAGTTCAAGCCAAAACCACCAGCCTTCAGCGACATCAGCAAAACCTGCAACATGAAGTGATTCAGTGGCGATATTCTGAATTGAAATGGAAAATAAATAGTTCAGACTGATTTCAAATACCCTTTTCTCCCTTGTTTTATTGAATTCATCCAGAACTTTCTCCCTCTGTTTCTGCGTCAACTTTCCATCATATCTCAAAAAGCCAATGCCTCTCCGCCTCAATGGATTTTCCAAGAGATCAAAAAACGAAGTCCATTGACTGAAGACAATGCTCTTTTCACCCGAGGGTGAGTTCAGAATACGTTCCAGGAATTCGAATAGCTTTGAAACCTTCGAAGACTCTGTCACATTGTTCTTAATATCGACCTTGAACGGGCTTTCAGCAGGACAAGTGATGAGATCATCTTTCTGGAGCAATTTTCGACAGATTGGACATTTGCCACCCGATGAGGTGCCCCAGCAACTGAACAGACATTCTCTGCAAAATTTATGAGCACATGGTGTAAACACAGGATCTTCTGGAGATTCCAAACATACAGAGCATTCTACAATGTCGCCGTTTTGAATATTCTCCAAAACCTCTTCAATGTATGCACGAGGTTGCATAGAGTGCGAAGAAGCGGATTTTAGAAGTAATGTACTTGCGAGTTTGTTCAACTCAGATTGGTGCTGTGGATCATCTTGATTTTCGTTGGATGATTCAGTATTAGACTGAAGAAATCTTCTTGCGAGTCTGCCTAAGTCTGCATACTTCTGGGAATTGCTTTCGCTTCATATACGAGGGAAAGTATTAGAAGCAGAAGAATTGGGAAAGGGAAATACGTAAAGCATTTGGATGTGTATTAAAGGATATGAATAGAGTTATAGAAGtatcctaatattaattatagaggtgaataaactttattttgttttgtctgttatgattatagtatttattgattgattatttctctctttagctaaacctagaatgagtgtactgaTTCTATATATTCAAACTATTTGTTTTGATATGAATAGAATAATATTAGAGATATTCATTCTTATATTCTTTGACTTCCTTTTTACACTTTTGTTTGTCtctattctattttataataatgtgTTTGGCCAACCTACCACATAACCAAAAACGGATGGTTGCAACAGCGCCTCAACTGCATTAGAAGGTCAAGGATATTGGCATAATGGTGTAGAACCTTTCCTTGTGCAACGTACTGATCAAATTGAATCTGTTTACATTTGGATAATAAAAGTGATGAGACAGTAAACACGCCAAGAATATTAAAACCAATCGGAATCCAAAGTGCTTGATATTAATTAGTTTCTAGATAAAACGATGTTTGAGAACCATTACTATTAACAAATTCAGAAGCTGTGGCACAAAACTTACTTTAGATCGCTCGAAAAGGGCTTCGTAGAAGTCACGTTCAGATTCTGATTGTTTACATTCAATGAATTCAATATCGATTGGAGGCAGGGAAAGTATAGGCCTGGAAAACAAGTGgcattattaagaaaaatatacatTTGAGTACAACAAATGCGCAAATTCAAGTGAAGTGAAAATCACTCACTACCTTCCCTCCTTATCTTTCGATTCCTTCGTTCTTCTTAGCATTATCATCCTCAAAATGGCTTTGACCAACTTCAGGGATCTTGGATCACCATTCTCATAAGGTCTTTGAATCAACTTCTGCCACCTGTACAAATGTTTCCAACACCAAAATAAACATTAACTCtctgaataaaatattttaagttagCATCACATTCTTATCGTACCATGCCCAGTTGCACCAAGGTTCAACACGCAAGAAACACAAGAGACTGTATAGGTCTTCCAAGCTATTCTGCAATGGATATCACATTTCACAAAAGGTGAGTTCTTCTGAATAAACAAGACCCGTAATCTAATAATAAAGCACCAAGTTACAGGTGAAGTAAACATCATCATCTAGTGTTCTTTTAACCTTTCAATTATAATGTGATTACAAAAAATGTTGGCCTGAACATTAAAATCACAAACCTGAAGCGGCGTTCCAGTTAGACACCAGCGGCTGCGTGATGAGAGAGTAAAAACAGCCTGGGAAACCTGACTTCTATGGGCTTTTATATTATGAGCTTCGTCCAGCACCACCCTGTACCACTGGACCTTGTGGTAGATGCTATTGTCTCCATTCTGGTTTCAAAAAccaaagaaaattatatatgaaGAAGGTTCACTACATAATGATAGAATATAAAGGAATGTTTCCTTACATTTTTGTAATCAGCTGATAGAACCCCATAAGTTGTTAAGACAACATCATGACCTGCGATGAACAAGGGATCATCAGTTCTTCCGCCACCATAATGAACAAATATGGATACACTACCGGGCTTTGAATGCGTTTCAAGCTCATCCTGCAGATTTTAAATACTTGTCAACTACATTATGTCATCAAAAGAAaaggtatattttttttttttaattttgtacgATGACTACTCACCTTCCATTGACCTAACAAAGCCATGGGACAAACAATAAGAGTGCCACCCTCGACTTTActcatatttcttttatttgcGATAAGATCATCATATCCATTCACCGCATCCTTGTTTTCTGAGTTGCCTTTGCCTGGATTACTGAGTATCAGAGCAATTGTCATAACGGTCTTTCCAAGTCCCATTGCATCCGCTAGAATCTAAATCCGAAGatgaaaacataaataaaaccAATTTTGTAAGCAGGTAAAATGATCTAATCTTCAGAAAATTTATGGCCTCAAAGAAACTCACTCCTCCTCTTGCCATCTCAGTTGATTTGGG encodes the following:
- the LOC137827483 gene encoding DNA repair protein RAD5B, producing the protein MEEEEPSITSPLPGTLHKFLSRSAKPVFAPTPLAVVRSTTSNGGARVLAAPQNPSENDPLQEEGQGETGFDVSYFTALKKKQKQQRNRLWLERFLKATDTMFEAKGESLKSKAPMEERLEEEEEGEEVESTPPVQPVPRASEPVRPVQKITVTEDVEEVKVRKTVEKRNIPNLEDGEFPEEAGWFLLGRKVEVAVSTARGVNRLVDNEIIHFNFPLPTYSRKSQLIVRVSTKRSGEVGRMPMEWAKVVIPLMLSGNVKVRGRCIAAPDKLEMMQEIMLLVSFYIHNSVFADHVDTSWRLEACGKIDDTIYPLLALLKMLEIKPSQKAEFTPEDIDSRKRLLYPSAESDEAAGLPLIKRRKGGEPIPEQTHDEQALSESALNKIIGAAEFYDLKEKEAPKALMCNLKPYQKQALYWMGEIEKGMDVESAGRNLHPCWSAYTICKGRTIYVNIFTGEASKKFPKSTEMARGGILADAMGLGKTVMTIALILSNPGKGNSENKDAVNGYDDLIANKRNMSKVEGGTLIVCPMALLGQWKDELETHSKPGSVSIFVHYGGGRTDDPLFIAGHDVVLTTYGVLSADYKNNGDNSIYHKVQWYRVVLDEAHNIKAHRSQVSQAVFTLSSRSRWCLTGTPLQNSLEDLYSLLCFLRVEPWCNWAWWQKLIQRPYENGDPRSLKLVKAILRMIMLRRTKESKDKEGRPILSLPPIDIEFIECKQSESERDFYEALFERSKIQFDQYVAQGKVLHHYANILDLLMQLRRCCNHPFLVMCESNSQKYADLGRLARRFLQSNTESSNENQDDPQHQSELNKLASTLLLKSASSHSMQPRAYIEEVLENIQNGDIVECSVCLESPEDPVFTPCAHKFCRECLFSCWGTSSGGKCPICRKLLQKDDLITCPAESPFKVDIKNNVTESSKVSKLFEFLERILNSPSGEKSIVFSQWTSFFDLLENPLRRRGIGFLRYDGKLTQKQREKVLDEFNKTREKRVLLMSLKAGGFGLNLTAASNVFIMDPWWNPAVEEQAIMRIHRIGQNCRVKVRRFIVKETVEDRLQQVQARKQRMISGTLTDDEVRSARIQDLKMLFTS